A single region of the Stutzerimonas stutzeri genome encodes:
- a CDS encoding complex I subunit 5 family protein: protein MSAALLSLSLPLVGGLLLVLLRPGRSGLCVILMSIASLVAAAFALQQAMHLGPQLLQIGGWETPLAIRFQLTPLTALLLVFTAGLHLLVALYAARSPHATGSEDYWPLSCLLHASLAALWLSADLFNLYVTLELLSLSAVALVALAGRKAYRPAFNYLMLSLAGSLAYLFGVALFYGRYAVLDVQVLAELTEADRTTRLALLLMSLGLMLKAALWPLHLWLPPAHAGAPTAVSALLSALVVKGPIYILWLIWSEIAPPELGRQAGVLFAGAGILALLSGGWSALRAPRLKVLVAYSTVAQLGYALLALGLLLHWQEPRLEAALWLFILAHGLAKVSMFLAAGELQRVLGTRRVRALKGASQNMPVAMATFAVAGGSLIGLPPSGGFLAKWLMLQPLFEHPQHWPWAFGVLLGTLMSAAYVFRVVALGFDRARPNPPSLKPDAVAQWLAMLPALLVLSLALISEPLLLWLGGVAR from the coding sequence ATGAGTGCGGCGTTGCTGAGCCTGTCGTTGCCGCTGGTTGGGGGCCTGCTGCTGGTCTTGTTGCGGCCAGGTCGCAGTGGCCTCTGCGTGATCCTGATGAGCATCGCGAGCCTGGTCGCGGCGGCGTTTGCCTTGCAACAGGCGATGCACCTCGGGCCGCAATTGCTGCAGATCGGTGGTTGGGAAACGCCGCTGGCGATCCGTTTCCAGCTGACGCCACTGACGGCGCTGCTGTTGGTGTTCACCGCCGGGTTGCACCTGCTGGTGGCGTTGTACGCCGCGCGTAGCCCGCACGCCACAGGCAGTGAAGATTACTGGCCTTTGTCCTGTCTGCTGCATGCCTCGCTGGCGGCGCTCTGGCTGTCGGCGGACCTGTTCAACCTGTATGTGACGCTCGAACTGCTGAGCCTCAGCGCCGTGGCACTGGTGGCTCTGGCCGGGCGCAAGGCGTATCGCCCGGCGTTCAATTACCTGATGCTGTCGCTGGCCGGCTCGCTCGCCTACCTGTTCGGCGTCGCGTTGTTCTATGGCCGTTACGCTGTGCTCGATGTCCAGGTGCTGGCGGAGCTCACCGAGGCCGATCGCACAACCCGGTTGGCACTGCTATTGATGAGCCTGGGGCTGATGCTCAAGGCGGCGCTCTGGCCGCTGCACCTCTGGCTGCCGCCCGCCCATGCTGGCGCACCGACGGCGGTCAGCGCCTTGCTTTCCGCGCTGGTGGTCAAGGGGCCGATCTACATCCTCTGGCTGATCTGGAGCGAGATCGCACCGCCGGAGTTGGGGCGCCAGGCCGGGGTTCTGTTCGCCGGTGCCGGCATCCTCGCGCTGCTGTCCGGTGGCTGGTCGGCGTTGCGTGCGCCGCGTCTGAAAGTGCTGGTGGCCTATTCGACGGTCGCGCAGCTGGGCTATGCGCTGCTGGCGCTCGGCCTGCTGTTGCATTGGCAGGAGCCGCGCCTGGAGGCCGCGCTGTGGCTGTTCATCCTCGCCCATGGCCTGGCCAAGGTGTCGATGTTTCTGGCGGCCGGCGAGCTGCAACGTGTGCTGGGTACCCGTCGGGTGCGCGCATTGAAGGGCGCCAGCCAGAACATGCCGGTGGCGATGGCGACGTTCGCCGTCGCGGGCGGTAGCCTGATCGGCCTGCCGCCCAGCGGCGGGTTCCTGGCCAAGTGGTTGATGCTGCAACCCTTGTTCGAGCATCCGCAACACTGGCCCTGGGCATTCGGCGTGTTGCTCGGCACCTTGATGTCCGCTGCCTATGTGTTCCGCGTGGTGGCGCTGGGCTTCGACCGTGCGCGGCCCAATCCGCCCAGCCTCAAGCCCGATGCGGTGGCGCAATGGCTGGCGATGCTGCCGGCACTGTTGGTGCTGAGCCTGGCGCTGATCAGCGAACCCTTGCTGCTCTGGCTTGGTGGGGTGGCCCGATGA
- a CDS encoding NADH-quinone oxidoreductase subunit K — MSSSLFWMIIGAALWLLGLHGLLTLRQALRRIIAFNLMGSGVFLVMIALAARRQPTDPLLVALVVTGLVVAVSATALALRLAGVAHREEPRR, encoded by the coding sequence ATGAGTAGCAGTCTGTTCTGGATGATCATCGGTGCGGCCCTCTGGCTGCTTGGGCTGCACGGACTGCTGACCTTGCGTCAGGCGCTGCGGCGGATCATCGCCTTCAACCTGATGGGCAGCGGCGTGTTTCTGGTGATGATCGCGCTGGCGGCGCGCCGCCAGCCAACCGATCCGCTGCTGGTGGCACTGGTGGTGACCGGGCTGGTGGTCGCGGTCAGCGCCACCGCTCTGGCGCTGCGGCTGGCCGGGGTGGCGCATCGAGAGGAGCCGCGCCGATGA
- a CDS encoding hydrogenase subunit MbhD domain-containing protein has protein sequence MTEWLFDGVLGALLLGLAFGALHGRNLYASVLLFIAFGLALALIWARLGAADLALAEAAIGAGLTGVLLFTALAGQPGSADLPDVSRTRLRLGAAAVVLPLLILLVQGLAPLSGLEPRLPALIARHLDESGVSHPVTAVLLNYRAWDTLLELAVLLLALLGARQLGPRPLDLAEPWPLLRAWARVLAPLLVLAAGYILWRGASAPGGAFQAGALLASGVVLLRLSGHLPRVRWSFAPLRLLVLGGLLVFISVALATAWLGEGWLTYPDGAAKPLIVLIEAVATLAIGASLSLLVVGEGEEVAP, from the coding sequence ATGACTGAGTGGCTGTTCGACGGGGTGCTCGGCGCGCTGCTGCTCGGGCTTGCCTTCGGTGCGCTGCACGGACGCAACCTCTACGCCAGCGTGCTGCTGTTCATTGCCTTCGGCCTGGCGCTGGCGCTGATCTGGGCGCGGCTCGGCGCTGCGGACCTGGCGCTGGCCGAAGCGGCGATCGGCGCGGGACTTACCGGCGTTCTGCTGTTCACGGCACTGGCGGGCCAGCCCGGCTCGGCCGATCTGCCGGATGTCTCCCGTACGCGACTGCGCCTCGGCGCGGCAGCTGTGGTGCTGCCACTGCTCATCCTGCTGGTGCAAGGGCTCGCGCCGCTGAGTGGATTGGAGCCGCGTTTGCCTGCGCTGATCGCTCGGCACCTGGATGAAAGCGGCGTCAGCCATCCGGTGACCGCCGTGCTGCTGAACTACCGCGCCTGGGACACGCTGTTGGAGCTGGCCGTCCTGTTATTGGCGCTGCTTGGCGCCCGGCAACTCGGCCCGCGACCGCTGGACCTGGCCGAACCCTGGCCGCTGTTGCGGGCTTGGGCACGGGTGCTGGCGCCGTTGCTGGTGCTGGCCGCTGGCTACATTCTCTGGCGGGGCGCCAGTGCGCCGGGTGGCGCCTTTCAGGCTGGCGCTTTGCTCGCCTCGGGGGTCGTGCTGCTGCGACTGTCCGGGCACCTGCCTCGGGTGCGCTGGTCGTTCGCGCCGCTGCGCCTGCTGGTGCTGGGCGGCTTGCTGGTGTTCATCAGCGTCGCGCTGGCAACCGCCTGGCTGGGCGAGGGCTGGCTCACCTACCCGGATGGCGCGGCCAAGCCCCTGATCGTGCTGATCGAAGCGGTCGCGACGCTGGCGATTGGCGCCAGCCTGAGTCTGCTGGTGGTGGGCGAAGGCGAGGAGGTCGCCCCATGA
- a CDS encoding cation:proton antiporter yields the protein MAELLDGLSWLLLIGGLLFFVAGSVGLLRFPDTVSRLHALTKADTLGLGLVIAGLSLRADSLWEVGQMLLIWLLLLASSATACQLLARQADEEPRDD from the coding sequence ATGGCTGAGCTGCTGGACGGCCTCAGCTGGCTGTTGCTGATCGGCGGCCTGTTGTTCTTTGTCGCCGGTAGCGTCGGCCTGCTGCGCTTTCCCGATACGGTCAGCCGCCTGCACGCCCTGACCAAGGCCGACACCCTGGGACTCGGGCTGGTCATCGCCGGTCTGTCGCTGCGTGCCGACAGCCTTTGGGAAGTCGGGCAGATGCTGCTGATCTGGCTGTTGCTGCTGGCCTCCAGCGCCACGGCGTGCCAATTGCTGGCGCGGCAGGCCGACGAGGAACCACGCGATGACTGA
- a CDS encoding monovalent cation/H+ antiporter complex subunit F, protein MALYSALLLLTILVGLGRVVLGPARVDRLLAIQLFGTTGTALLLVLAQWQQQPALRDVALLLGLLAAVASAALVQLLRRGGHG, encoded by the coding sequence ATGGCGCTGTACTCTGCTCTGTTGCTGCTGACCATCCTCGTTGGCCTCGGGCGCGTGGTGCTTGGCCCGGCACGGGTCGACCGGCTGTTGGCCATCCAGCTGTTCGGCACCACCGGCACCGCCCTGCTGCTGGTGCTGGCCCAATGGCAACAGCAGCCGGCGTTGCGTGATGTAGCGCTGCTGCTGGGGCTGCTCGCAGCGGTGGCGAGCGCCGCGCTGGTGCAATTGCTGCGCAGGGGCGGGCATGGCTGA
- a CDS encoding Na+/H+ antiporter subunit E, which yields MSGLRGQHRWLDGLGWVALYALMWALFTEGDGWSLGVPSVLLAAALSLWLGLRPWHPSLPALPGFLGFFLGKMAAGAWDVALRALHPRRSLQPAWLDYSLTSPSSQVRLVLSALVGLLPGTLASRVDGDRMRVHVLDQRQPWEATVQALERRLERLLAPGAWR from the coding sequence ATGAGCGGACTCAGGGGGCAGCACCGCTGGCTGGACGGGCTGGGCTGGGTGGCCCTGTACGCATTGATGTGGGCGCTGTTTACCGAAGGTGATGGTTGGAGCCTTGGCGTGCCGAGCGTGCTGCTTGCTGCCGCGTTGTCGCTCTGGTTGGGCCTGCGACCCTGGCATCCCTCACTGCCTGCGCTGCCGGGCTTCCTCGGGTTCTTTCTCGGCAAGATGGCTGCGGGCGCCTGGGATGTGGCGTTGCGCGCACTGCATCCCAGGCGATCGCTGCAGCCAGCCTGGCTTGATTACAGCCTCACGTCTCCTTCATCCCAGGTGCGGCTGGTGCTCTCGGCGCTGGTCGGCCTGTTGCCGGGGACCCTGGCGTCGCGGGTCGACGGTGACCGCATGCGCGTGCACGTGCTCGATCAGCGCCAGCCCTGGGAAGCCACCGTGCAGGCCCTTGAACGGCGACTGGAGCGATTGCTCGCCCCCGGGGCCTGGCGTTGA
- a CDS encoding antibiotic biosynthesis monooxygenase: protein MSTKPVTLMVARRVRDGRYHDLLAWLHEGELLAADFPGYLGSGVLAPPPGDDEFQIVFRFVDEHTLDAWEHSASRRAWLQRGSELFGQPHEHRARGIDAWFGGTDSPPPPRWKQSVAIWLAFFPVSLLFNTLFGGLLGELNLVTRILLSTLALTPLMTYLFIPLSTRLLAPWLHAPRRPPIRESKQPLSAR, encoded by the coding sequence ATGTCTACCAAACCCGTCACCCTGATGGTGGCCCGCCGCGTGCGCGATGGCCGTTATCACGATCTTCTGGCCTGGCTGCACGAAGGTGAACTGCTGGCCGCGGACTTTCCTGGCTACCTCGGCTCCGGCGTGCTGGCCCCGCCGCCTGGCGACGACGAGTTCCAGATCGTCTTCCGTTTCGTCGACGAACACACCCTGGACGCCTGGGAGCATTCCGCTTCGCGTCGGGCCTGGCTGCAGCGGGGTAGCGAGCTGTTCGGCCAGCCCCACGAGCACCGGGCCCGCGGCATCGATGCCTGGTTCGGCGGCACCGACAGCCCACCGCCGCCGCGCTGGAAGCAAAGCGTGGCGATCTGGCTGGCGTTCTTTCCGGTCTCGCTGCTGTTCAACACGCTGTTCGGAGGTCTGCTCGGCGAACTCAACCTGGTGACGCGCATTCTGCTCAGCACCCTGGCCCTGACGCCACTGATGACCTATCTCTTCATCCCGCTGTCCACGCGCCTGCTGGCGCCCTGGCTGCACGCCCCGCGACGCCCACCCATCCGCGAATCCAAGCAGCCGCTCTCCGCCCGCTGA
- a CDS encoding polyamine ABC transporter substrate-binding protein → MNSTTPALPQLRRLCAATLIAASLLIPAPAVRAAQTLTLLNWEEYLSEAAIERWQAETGVSIQQIYFDSGDKRDEILARPDHQIDLVLTERISSGRFGERALLDTIEDEKLPNLRHVSQRWRDSCGPYSVPYLWGTLGIAYRADRLQQAPLSWADLLIPSAHQAPHIIMMEDHEDVLAAPLIYQQHSINTSSNDELKAAFALLQAQSSAVLTYEYAITSLRSQRHLNQADMALAYSGDQLVLNDVEGIEGKPWRYVVPDEGTLLWVDCLAIPASTPKKALAYRFLNFISDPEIAALNAAQLSVATPNAAAQALLPESIRQDPSIYPPEAVLERSQVYESRPLDATQTRRRIISALINAHDAR, encoded by the coding sequence ATGAACAGCACGACACCGGCTTTGCCTCAGCTGCGGCGCCTCTGCGCAGCCACATTGATTGCCGCCAGCCTGCTGATTCCCGCGCCGGCGGTACGCGCTGCGCAGACACTCACTCTGCTGAACTGGGAGGAGTACCTGAGCGAGGCGGCGATCGAGCGCTGGCAGGCCGAGACCGGCGTGAGCATCCAGCAGATCTACTTCGACAGCGGTGACAAGCGCGACGAGATACTCGCCAGGCCGGATCACCAGATCGATCTGGTGTTGACCGAGCGCATCAGCTCCGGGCGCTTCGGGGAGCGCGCCCTGCTCGATACCATCGAGGATGAGAAGCTGCCGAACCTGCGCCACGTCTCACAGCGCTGGCGAGACAGCTGCGGCCCCTACAGCGTCCCCTACCTGTGGGGAACGCTGGGCATCGCGTACCGCGCCGACCGTCTTCAGCAGGCGCCGCTATCCTGGGCCGACCTGCTGATACCGAGCGCGCATCAGGCCCCGCACATCATCATGATGGAAGACCACGAGGACGTGCTGGCCGCGCCGCTGATCTATCAGCAGCATTCGATCAACACCTCCAGCAACGACGAACTCAAGGCGGCCTTCGCCCTGCTTCAGGCACAGTCGAGCGCCGTACTGACCTATGAATACGCGATCACGTCACTGCGCAGCCAGCGCCATCTGAATCAGGCGGACATGGCCCTGGCCTACAGCGGTGATCAGCTGGTGCTCAACGACGTCGAAGGCATCGAGGGTAAGCCCTGGCGCTACGTAGTGCCCGATGAAGGCACCCTGCTCTGGGTCGACTGCCTGGCCATCCCGGCCAGTACACCGAAAAAAGCCCTGGCCTATCGCTTCCTGAACTTCATCAGCGACCCCGAGATCGCCGCGCTGAACGCCGCGCAGCTGAGCGTCGCGACCCCCAACGCCGCAGCACAGGCGCTGCTGCCCGAATCGATCCGGCAAGACCCGAGCATCTACCCACCTGAAGCGGTACTGGAACGCAGCCAGGTCTACGAGTCGCGCCCACTGGACGCGACGCAGACACGACGGCGCATCATCAGCGCACTGATAAACGCCCATGACGCTCGGTAA
- a CDS encoding putative bifunctional diguanylate cyclase/phosphodiesterase, with protein MTLGKRALLVIFPVILIIQLLAATTAYLTQRASLLGLEQARLTQQLSALKSAYMDYEAFSRSVLYSIIDSQALRLFLRESNTAYRNETLGLRIQQSIRSLSTSRLSFVSFAIVQPDGTVAYYFESSLSPFAIINARQQQVIVDARRATDPGEMTYLADADGGSLLLNTDFLLSASNSRPLPSQREEAFALQLAVRPERLLSLKRQLEQEYGAAVEIAANLPAAPAGLSAEVELSHSLRARLTPAPDYIADRLQTLSLAFIVGGSLIGLITIGLLLLLIRRYVTDPISQLDSQLTDLLLCRRDALDEPSDGGEIGRLTLNMKTLHERNTAALQRIQEISWTDSLTLVSNRAHFSVQASAMYDQCLQSGRHLALLFLDLDNFKQVNDQHGHDAGDALLQIFAKRVQGVLQRHHQAHPDTETVFARLSGDEFAVLLMADPGRDTLPALTDAILGLCRGGFALDDRLYPVSVSIGTACYPADADSITQLLTRADTAMYQAKAEGRNLAVAFSATLEQRNQRIRLVEDQLRQLDGDEQFRLVYMPAVDREGRVVSCEVLLRWHSPLLGTVSPGEFIPIAERAGLFPKIDSWVIDHALAGYPELVRLFGEQVILAINVSSAQLTDDRLCNYLIERAAHYGICSSRIEIELTETYAAELSNHTMEVVRAIRMAGFRVAIDDFGVGYTSIQQLLEYPADTIKLDMAIVERLTRSDMQESLGAIVAFCQAQGKRVNAEGVDTLEKQSALLRAGCDLFQGYLISPPRSVPALAEWVAVRDRSQTELYLDAQPAPVTLALP; from the coding sequence ATGACGCTCGGTAAACGCGCACTGCTGGTGATCTTCCCGGTCATTCTGATCATCCAGCTGCTCGCCGCGACCACTGCCTACCTGACCCAGCGGGCCTCCTTGCTGGGCCTCGAGCAGGCGCGCCTGACGCAGCAGCTGTCCGCGTTGAAGTCCGCCTATATGGACTACGAGGCGTTCAGCCGCAGCGTGCTGTACTCGATCATCGACAGCCAGGCGCTACGGCTGTTTCTCCGTGAGTCCAACACCGCCTACCGCAACGAGACGCTCGGCCTGCGCATCCAGCAAAGCATCCGCTCGCTGTCGACCAGCCGGCTGTCGTTCGTTTCCTTCGCCATCGTGCAGCCCGACGGCACCGTGGCCTATTACTTCGAGAGCAGCCTGTCGCCATTCGCCATCATCAATGCCCGACAGCAGCAGGTGATTGTCGATGCCAGACGGGCGACGGATCCCGGCGAGATGACCTATCTGGCCGACGCCGACGGCGGTTCGCTGCTGCTCAACACCGACTTCCTGCTTTCAGCCTCCAACAGCCGCCCGCTGCCCAGCCAACGTGAAGAGGCCTTTGCGCTGCAGTTGGCCGTACGCCCGGAGCGCCTGCTCAGCCTCAAGCGACAGTTGGAACAGGAATACGGCGCGGCGGTGGAAATCGCCGCGAACCTGCCAGCGGCACCTGCCGGCCTGTCGGCCGAGGTCGAGCTGTCGCACTCGCTGCGTGCGCGGCTGACCCCTGCGCCGGACTACATCGCCGACCGGCTGCAAACCCTCAGCCTGGCGTTCATCGTCGGCGGCTCGCTGATCGGCCTGATCACCATCGGCCTGTTGCTGCTGCTGATCCGCCGCTACGTCACCGACCCGATCAGCCAACTGGACAGCCAGCTCACCGACCTGCTGCTGTGCCGGCGCGACGCCCTCGACGAACCCAGCGATGGCGGCGAAATCGGCCGGCTGACGCTGAACATGAAAACGCTCCACGAGCGCAACACCGCGGCCCTGCAACGCATCCAGGAGATCTCCTGGACCGACAGCCTGACGCTGGTCAGCAACCGCGCCCATTTCAGCGTGCAGGCCAGCGCCATGTATGACCAGTGCCTGCAAAGCGGCCGGCACCTGGCCCTGCTGTTCCTCGACCTGGACAACTTCAAGCAGGTCAACGACCAGCACGGCCATGATGCGGGCGATGCCCTGCTGCAGATCTTCGCCAAGCGCGTACAGGGCGTGCTCCAACGCCATCATCAGGCCCACCCGGACACCGAGACGGTATTTGCTCGCCTGTCCGGCGACGAATTCGCGGTCCTGTTGATGGCCGACCCTGGCCGCGACACCTTGCCGGCCCTGACCGACGCCATACTCGGCCTCTGCCGGGGCGGCTTCGCGCTGGATGATCGTCTTTATCCGGTCAGCGTCAGCATCGGTACCGCCTGTTATCCGGCCGATGCCGACTCCATCACTCAATTGCTGACCCGTGCCGACACGGCGATGTACCAGGCCAAAGCCGAGGGCAGGAATCTCGCGGTGGCGTTCTCGGCGACGCTGGAACAACGCAACCAGCGCATCCGCCTGGTTGAAGATCAGTTGCGCCAACTCGACGGCGACGAGCAGTTCCGTCTGGTCTACATGCCGGCGGTGGACCGTGAGGGCCGAGTCGTCAGTTGCGAGGTGCTGCTGCGCTGGCATTCGCCGCTGCTGGGCACGGTCTCGCCAGGCGAATTCATCCCCATCGCCGAGCGGGCGGGGCTGTTTCCGAAGATCGACAGCTGGGTGATCGACCATGCCCTGGCCGGCTACCCGGAGCTGGTCAGGCTGTTCGGCGAGCAGGTGATCCTGGCGATCAACGTGTCGTCGGCCCAGCTGACCGACGACCGGCTCTGCAACTACCTGATCGAGCGCGCCGCGCATTACGGCATCTGCTCCAGCCGCATCGAAATCGAGTTGACCGAAACCTACGCCGCCGAGCTGAGCAATCACACCATGGAAGTGGTGCGGGCCATTCGCATGGCGGGCTTCCGCGTAGCCATCGACGATTTCGGCGTCGGTTACACCTCGATCCAGCAGCTGCTCGAATACCCGGCCGATACCATCAAGCTGGACATGGCCATCGTCGAGCGCCTGACCCGGTCCGACATGCAGGAAAGCCTCGGGGCGATCGTCGCGTTCTGCCAGGCGCAGGGCAAACGGGTCAATGCCGAAGGGGTGGACACGTTGGAGAAGCAGTCCGCATTGCTGCGCGCCGGCTGCGACCTGTTCCAGGGCTACCTGATCTCGCCGCCGCGCTCGGTGCCGGCGCTGGCCGAATGGGTGGCCGTCCGCGATCGCTCGCAAACCGAGCTGTACCTCGACGCGCAGCCTGCGCCAGTGACGCTCGCCCTGCCCTGA
- a CDS encoding sigma-54-dependent transcriptional regulator, with amino-acid sequence MQTDDSSPQRVLVVEDDDSLRQLLVEELEDRALQVCSVARAEEAVPLLESWEPDLVLSDLRLPGADGMALLRRVKAMQAAPAFLVITAFGSIQQAVAALKEGADEFLTKPLDLEHLGLAVSRALETRHLRDEVRRFQQLLSDDRFHGMLGRSRVMRGLFDQIRQLARAAGPVLVIGESGTGKELVARAVHAESDRAQRPFLAINCAGLPAELLESEFFGHAAGAFTGANRAHKGLFQQADGGTLFLDEIGEMPMPLQAKLLRVLQEGTIRPVGGERELNVDVRIIAASNRPLETAAGRESFREDLFFRLETFILQVPPLRDREEDRELLAAGFVAHFAARDGRPVRGLSRTALEQLRRYPFPGNVRELQNAMERAVTFCHGRNIELEHLPTRIANYQETAPEADAPALLGRMIDGPLLPTLDELEMRYIHHVLERVEGNKRRAAALLGIGRRTLYRRLGEQEREED; translated from the coding sequence ATGCAGACGGATGACAGCAGCCCGCAACGGGTCTTGGTGGTAGAGGACGACGACAGCCTGCGGCAGTTGCTGGTCGAAGAGCTGGAGGATCGCGCGCTGCAGGTGTGCTCGGTGGCCCGCGCCGAGGAAGCCGTACCGCTGCTGGAAAGCTGGGAGCCGGATCTGGTGCTCAGCGACCTGCGCCTGCCGGGGGCTGACGGCATGGCGCTGCTGCGGCGGGTCAAGGCCATGCAGGCGGCGCCGGCGTTTCTGGTAATCACCGCGTTTGGCAGCATTCAGCAGGCGGTCGCGGCGCTCAAGGAGGGCGCCGATGAATTCCTCACCAAACCGCTGGATCTCGAACATCTCGGCCTGGCCGTCTCGCGCGCCCTGGAGACCCGCCACTTGCGAGACGAGGTGCGGCGCTTCCAGCAATTGCTCAGCGATGATCGCTTTCACGGCATGCTCGGCCGCAGCCGGGTGATGCGCGGCCTGTTCGATCAGATCCGCCAGCTGGCACGCGCCGCCGGGCCGGTGCTGGTGATTGGCGAAAGCGGTACGGGCAAGGAGCTGGTCGCGCGTGCCGTGCACGCCGAGAGCGACCGGGCGCAGCGGCCGTTTCTGGCGATCAACTGTGCCGGGCTGCCGGCCGAACTGCTGGAGAGCGAGTTCTTCGGGCATGCCGCGGGCGCTTTCACCGGAGCCAATCGTGCCCACAAGGGCCTGTTCCAGCAGGCCGATGGCGGCACCCTGTTTCTCGACGAGATCGGCGAAATGCCGATGCCGTTGCAGGCCAAGCTGCTGCGCGTCCTGCAAGAGGGCACCATTCGCCCGGTGGGGGGCGAGCGCGAATTGAACGTCGATGTGCGCATCATCGCCGCCAGCAACCGACCGTTGGAAACCGCGGCCGGGCGCGAGTCGTTTCGCGAGGACCTGTTCTTCCGCCTGGAAACCTTCATTCTGCAGGTGCCGCCGCTGCGTGATCGCGAGGAAGACCGCGAGCTGCTCGCCGCCGGTTTCGTCGCGCATTTCGCCGCGCGTGACGGTCGCCCGGTGCGCGGGCTGTCGCGCACGGCGCTGGAGCAACTCAGGCGCTATCCCTTTCCGGGCAACGTGCGCGAGCTGCAGAACGCCATGGAGCGTGCCGTCACCTTCTGTCATGGCCGCAACATCGAACTCGAACACCTGCCGACGCGCATCGCCAACTATCAGGAAACCGCACCCGAAGCGGACGCCCCGGCGTTGCTCGGGCGGATGATCGACGGGCCGCTGCTGCCGACGCTCGACGAGCTGGAGATGCGCTACATCCACCACGTACTCGAACGGGTCGAGGGCAACAAGCGCCGCGCGGCGGCCCTGCTGGGCATCGGTCGGCGCACGCTGTACCGGCGGCTGGGGGAGCAGGAGCGGGAAGAGGACTGA
- a CDS encoding sensor histidine kinase — MAHVAVWQGISTLRGALVLKVVVPLVAIMFGFSYLMLWTVERSSERRLQEEVELVARAVRLPLSDSLERKHDRTMQQVLESVLGVGRVYGAYLYDDEGELVAYAGAMQPDQDQSSIQELAADGKRRGGYQRIRGQEVYSYFLPLEQSGGRINGLLQVTRRWSDFERDTRRLRVTAGISSGLLSLLAVGIVLFGHWSAIGRHLQQLTQSMARVTGGERQHRAPRSGPAEIAALGQALNRMLDSIAEAGQQMAEQKAREAELEARLRRSQQLAAVGRLAAGVAHELGSPLSVIDGKAQRVLRSETLDDAPRKGLLQIRSQVQRLSEIVRQLLEFGRAAGRPVRRMPADVLAHSAAAAVADELASLEVRLDLQAPPDTLYCEVDPPRFEQALTNLLRNAAQASPGGQVRLRWWQDDHCLLLQVEDDGPGVAEQDRAALFEPFFTTKPVGKGSGLGLAVAHGVVSESGGRIELVDSPLGGAAFRISLVLADEEHGDADG, encoded by the coding sequence ATGGCACATGTAGCAGTTTGGCAAGGTATCTCGACCCTGCGCGGCGCGCTGGTATTGAAGGTCGTCGTCCCGCTCGTCGCGATCATGTTCGGCTTCAGTTATCTGATGCTGTGGACGGTCGAGCGCAGCAGCGAGCGGCGTTTGCAGGAGGAGGTCGAGCTGGTCGCGCGGGCGGTGCGTCTGCCCCTGAGCGACAGCCTGGAGCGCAAGCACGATCGCACCATGCAACAGGTGCTCGAGTCCGTGCTGGGTGTCGGGCGCGTCTATGGCGCCTACCTGTACGACGACGAGGGCGAGCTGGTGGCCTATGCCGGCGCCATGCAGCCTGACCAGGACCAGTCCTCGATCCAGGAGCTCGCTGCGGACGGCAAGCGCCGCGGTGGCTATCAGCGCATTCGGGGTCAGGAGGTGTACTCGTATTTTCTACCGCTGGAGCAGAGCGGCGGGCGCATCAACGGCCTGCTGCAGGTGACGCGCCGCTGGAGCGACTTCGAGCGTGATACCCGACGCCTGCGGGTCACCGCCGGCATCTCGTCCGGACTGCTGTCGCTGCTGGCGGTCGGTATCGTGCTGTTTGGGCACTGGTCGGCCATCGGCCGGCATCTGCAGCAGCTCACCCAGAGCATGGCGCGGGTGACGGGCGGCGAACGGCAACACCGCGCGCCACGCAGCGGACCGGCGGAAATCGCGGCGCTTGGCCAGGCGCTCAACCGCATGCTCGACAGCATCGCTGAAGCCGGGCAGCAGATGGCCGAACAGAAGGCCCGGGAAGCCGAGCTGGAAGCGCGCTTGCGCCGCTCGCAGCAACTGGCCGCGGTGGGGCGTCTGGCCGCTGGCGTCGCCCACGAGCTGGGCAGCCCGCTCAGCGTGATCGATGGCAAGGCCCAGCGTGTGCTGCGCAGCGAAACGCTGGACGACGCGCCGCGCAAGGGGCTGCTGCAGATCCGCAGCCAGGTGCAACGCCTGAGTGAAATCGTCCGACAGCTGCTGGAGTTCGGTCGCGCAGCCGGGCGACCGGTGCGGCGCATGCCGGCCGACGTGCTCGCCCATTCCGCCGCCGCGGCCGTCGCCGACGAGCTGGCCAGCCTCGAGGTGCGGCTGGATCTGCAGGCGCCACCGGACACGCTGTATTGCGAGGTCGACCCGCCGCGTTTCGAGCAGGCCCTGACCAATCTGTTGCGCAACGCCGCCCAGGCCAGCCCCGGCGGCCAGGTGCGCCTGCGCTGGTGGCAGGACGACCACTGTCTGCTGTTGCAGGTCGAAGACGACGGTCCGGGGGTTGCCGAGCAGGACCGTGCGGCGCTGTTCGAGCCCTTCTTCACCACCAAACCGGTGGGCAAGGGCAGCGGTCTGGGCCTGGCGGTCGCGCATGGCGTGGTGTCCGAAAGCGGTGGGCGCATCGAACTGGTGGACAGCCCGCTGGGTGGCGCGGCGTTTCGTATTTCCCTGGTGTTGGCCGATGAGGAGCATGGCGATGCAGACGGATGA